A window of Hymenobacter siberiensis genomic DNA:
CCGACGGCGACCGCAAAAGCCAGCGCGAAGGCTGGCCCGCCGGTAAAGGCGACGTGCCCCAGTCGTGGGCCGCCGCGCAGCAGGAACAGCAAGCCGCCTCCGATGCCGCCGCGCCACCGGAGCAAGCGGGAAAAGCTGCCGGCTGAAGCCTGCCCCCTACCCGCAACAGGCCCGCCGATGCGACCCGAATAAACCGGGGCCGAGCGCGGCCACGTATCAACGGGTACCATACACTTCTATTTTTACTGCATGCTTGAGATTCACCGCACCTTTAATTTGCTTTCCAACAAGGTTATGAGCTGGGTGGAGCAGTTTATCCTACTGCTGCCCAACCTGTTCATTACTATACTGGTCCTCACGGCCACGGTATTTGCCGCCCGGCTCACGCGGCGGGCACTGGCCAGCGTGCTGCCCCGGATGTCGCCGGGGGCTGTCACGCTGCATAGCCTCATCAGCACGCTGGCGTATGTGGCGGTGCTGCTGGTGGGTATCTTTTTCGGGCTCGAAGTGCTGGGGCTCGATAAAACGGTAACGTCGCTGCTGGCCGGCGTGGGGATTATTGGCCTGGCGCTGGGCTTTGCGTTTCAGGACATTGCGGCCAACTTCATCAGCGGCATCATCATCGCCGTGCAGCGCCCTTTCACGGTGGGCGACGTGATTCAGACCGATGCCTTTTTTGGCACCATCGAGTGCATCAACCTGCGCACGCTCGACCTGCGCCAGGTAACCGGCGAGCTGGTGCGTATGCCCAACCGCAAGGTGTTCGAAAGCGCCGTGACCAACTACAGCGTCACCACCCGCCGCCGCGTGGACGTGGAGTGCGGCGTGGCCTACCGCTCCGACCTGGACCAAGTGCGCGCCGTGGTGCTGGCCGCGATGGAAGATTTCCCTGAGCTGCTCACCGAGCAACCGCCGCAGGTAATGTTCACCGGCTTTGCCGACAGCGCCATCACGTTCAGCCTGCGCTTCTGGATTCCGTACCGCCGGCAGGTCGACTACGTGGGGGCCAAGAGCGAGGCCATTATGCGCATTAAGCGAGCCTTCGACGCGGCCGGCATCGTTATCCCCTTCCCCATGCGCACCCTGGAATTGCCGGCCGAAGTGCTGGCCCGCCTGGGCGGCGCCGTGTAGCCATATAGCGAAGCTGTTTAGAAAGTCGCATTGCGCCGGTCCGACCGCCCTAGGGCGGTCGGACCGGCGCAATGCACCGGAGCTACACGCGGGTCAGCGCTCCAACCACAACCCCAGCCCCCCGAACGGGGTACCCTATAAGGAACTAGCCCCGCACCGCGGGGCCCACGCATACCAACTCCGCAACCTGATGACGAAACATACCTATGACATGGGCCTGATTGGCAATTGCGCCTTTCTGGGCCTCATTGGCACCGATACGGCCGTGCGCTGGCTTTGCTGGCCGCGCTTCGACAGCAGCTTTGTGTTTGGCAGCCTGCTCGATGAGGACAAGGGCGGTGAGTACAGCATCCGGCCCGCCGCCGGCATTACCGGGCCGGGCCGGCAGTATTACCAGCCCAACACCAACGTGCTGTGTACCGAAATCGAAACCGAGGACGGCCGCTACCGCGTCACCGACTTCGCGCCCCGCTTCCCGCAGTATGAGCGGTATTATAAGCCGCTGATGTTTATCCGGAAGGTGGAGCCGCTGAGTGGCGCGCCCCGTATCCGGGTGGCCTGCCGGCCGGTGGGCAAGTACGGCGAGCTCGCCCTCACGCCCCGCCGCAGCTCTAACCACATTGCCTTTCTGGGTCTGGAAGAGGAAATCCGCCTCACCACCAATATCCCGCTCACTTACATTTTCGACGAGGAAGATTTCGTGCTGAACGAAACCAAGTACCTCGTGCTCACCTACGGCGCGCCTTTGGAAGCTCCCCTGGAAAGCACTGCCGAGCGGTTTCTGCTGGCCACCGCCGCCTACTGGCGCGACTGGGTGAAGAGCACCAGTATCGGCAGCTTCCACCAAGAGCAGGTCATTCGCTCGGCCCTGGCCCTGAAAATCCATCAGTACGAAGACACCGGGGCCGTGATTGCGGCCAGCACCACCAGCCTGCCCGAAGCCCCCGGCAGCACCCGTAACTGGGACTACCGCTTCTGCTGGATGCGCGACACGTACTACATCCTCACGGCCTTCAACAACATCGGCCACTTTGAGGAGTTGGAGCGGTATTTCCACTTCATTGCCAATATCAGCACCAAGGTGAAGGATAAGTTTCAGCCGCTGTATGGCATCGGCGGGGCCTCGGAGCTGACGGAAACGGAACTGCCGCTGGCCGGCTACCTCGGCAACCAGCCGGTGCGCATCGGCAACGATGCGTACACGCACATTCAGAACGACGTGTACGGGCAGGTGCTGGTGGCGCTGCTGCCGCTGTACGTGGATAGCCGCTTCCGCGACCCCGAGCGCGTGGCCCCGCTGGGCCTGGTGGAGGAGTGCCTGCGCCTCATCGAAACCACCATGGACCAGCCCGACGCCGGCCTCTGGGAGTTCCGCCACATTGCCCAGAAGCACTGCTACACCTACCTTTTTCACTGGGCTGGCAGCCACGCCGCCCGCCGCGTGGCCCAAAGTCTGGGCGATGTCGAAATGGAAATCCGGGCCACCGGCCTGATGGAGAAGTCCCAAACGCGTCTGGAAGAGTGCTTTAATGCCGAGCGCGGCGTGTACACCAACGCCATCGGCTCGCCGCACCTCGATGCCAGCACCATTCAGCTCATCACCATGGGCTACCTCGACCCTTCATCAGAAAAGGCCAAAAACCACCTCGTCGAGCTGGAAAAGGAGCTAATGACGCCCGAGGGCCTGTTCTACCGCTACCGCCACCCCGACGATTTCGGCACGCCCGAAACCACGTTCCTCATCTGTTCCTTCTGGTACGTGGAGGCCCTGGCCTGCGTCGGCCGCCTCGACGAGGCCATCCGCGAGTTTGAGCACCTCACGTCCTACGCCAACCACCTCGGCCTGCTGAGCGAGGACGTGGACGCCAAAACTGGCTCGCAGTGGGGCAATTTCCCGCAGGCTTACAGCCACGTGGGGCTGGTGAATGCGGCTTACCGCATCGCTCAGCGGTTGGATAAACCGAGCTTCGTGGGCTGAAGTGAGTAGACCAATAAAAAAGGACGTCCTGCTGAACTGGCTCAGCAGGACGTCCTTTTTGTTGGAGTCTGTTTAGGACGTCGCGTTATTCCGGTCCGACCGGTTGTCGTTAGCATCGGTCGCACAACCGCTGGCGGCGTTCTGGCGGCAACCGGTCGGACCGCCTAGGGCGGTCGGACCGGAGCAACGAACCAGCGCCGACTTCCTAAATAGCTTCATGGACTGGCAATCTGCCGGACTAAAGCGGAAACGCTTATTTTGACGCAGCTTTGCGCGGCCATTCGTTGCCATTATTTCTCCTCCCATGTCCCTCCCCCTCGTAGCGCCCCTGCCTCCCGATGCCAATGCCGAAGTAGCGCAGCTGGCCACTTTTTTCAACGAAACGCTGGGTTTCTGCCCCAACAGCGTGCTTACTATGCAGCACCGGCCGGCCATTGCCACGGCGTTTATTGAGCTGAATAAGGCCGTGATGGCCAACCACGGCCGCGTGAGCAGTGCCCTCAAGCGCCTCATCGGCTACGTGAGCAGCCTGGCGGCGGGTTGCCAGTACTGCCAAGCCCACACCATGCTGGCTGCCGGCCGCTACGGAGCCGAGCAGGAGCAGATGGACCACATCTGGGAATATGCCACGCACGCCGCCTTCTCGCCGGCCGAGCGCGCGGCCCTGGACTTTGCCGTGGCCGCCTCGGCCGTGCCCAACGCCGTGAACGAGGCCATTGCCAGCAACCTTCGCCAGCACTGGAACGAGGGCGAAATCGTGGAAATACTGGGCGTCGTCAGCCTCTTTGGCTACCTAAACCGCTGGAACGACTCAATGGGCACGCACCTGGAGCCCGGCGCCGTGGCCCTGGGCGAGCAGCAGCTGGCCAGCCACGGCTGGACGCCCGGCAAGCACGCCTGAACGGTGTAGAGACGCGACACCTCGCGTCTCATCGTTGAACGAAGGCTGGCCATTTGACGCAGCCAATGAGCTAAACGCACTGATTCAACCAGCGTGTAAACGACATCAGCAACGAATAGAGACGTGAAGTATCACGCCTCTATTCGTTGCTGATGTCGTTTGTATCCGTCATGGTTTTGGTCGTTCAACTCGAATTGTTCAACGACGCGACGCGAAGTGTCGCGTCTCTACCTCGTTATCACACAATCAATTGTCGCAGGAGCTTCCGCACATCCGTGGGCGAGGCGATGTGGAAGCGGGCGGCCGAGTGTTGGGCCTGACCCACGCGCACGGTGTAGGCTTCGGGCGGCAAGGCACGGAAGGTATCCTCGTCGGTGCGGTCGTCGCCGATGGCCAGCATGAAGCCGGGCTCGTATTGGCCCAGCCAGCGCACGGCCGCTGTGCCTTTGTTGATGCCGGCATTCTTGATTTCGAGCACTTTATTGCCTTCCAGCACCTGCAAATCGGTGTTGGCGG
This region includes:
- a CDS encoding carboxymuconolactone decarboxylase family protein codes for the protein MSLPLVAPLPPDANAEVAQLATFFNETLGFCPNSVLTMQHRPAIATAFIELNKAVMANHGRVSSALKRLIGYVSSLAAGCQYCQAHTMLAAGRYGAEQEQMDHIWEYATHAAFSPAERAALDFAVAASAVPNAVNEAIASNLRQHWNEGEIVEILGVVSLFGYLNRWNDSMGTHLEPGAVALGEQQLASHGWTPGKHA
- a CDS encoding glycoside hydrolase family 15 protein, coding for MTKHTYDMGLIGNCAFLGLIGTDTAVRWLCWPRFDSSFVFGSLLDEDKGGEYSIRPAAGITGPGRQYYQPNTNVLCTEIETEDGRYRVTDFAPRFPQYERYYKPLMFIRKVEPLSGAPRIRVACRPVGKYGELALTPRRSSNHIAFLGLEEEIRLTTNIPLTYIFDEEDFVLNETKYLVLTYGAPLEAPLESTAERFLLATAAYWRDWVKSTSIGSFHQEQVIRSALALKIHQYEDTGAVIAASTTSLPEAPGSTRNWDYRFCWMRDTYYILTAFNNIGHFEELERYFHFIANISTKVKDKFQPLYGIGGASELTETELPLAGYLGNQPVRIGNDAYTHIQNDVYGQVLVALLPLYVDSRFRDPERVAPLGLVEECLRLIETTMDQPDAGLWEFRHIAQKHCYTYLFHWAGSHAARRVAQSLGDVEMEIRATGLMEKSQTRLEECFNAERGVYTNAIGSPHLDASTIQLITMGYLDPSSEKAKNHLVELEKELMTPEGLFYRYRHPDDFGTPETTFLICSFWYVEALACVGRLDEAIREFEHLTSYANHLGLLSEDVDAKTGSQWGNFPQAYSHVGLVNAAYRIAQRLDKPSFVG
- a CDS encoding mechanosensitive ion channel family protein, which produces MLEIHRTFNLLSNKVMSWVEQFILLLPNLFITILVLTATVFAARLTRRALASVLPRMSPGAVTLHSLISTLAYVAVLLVGIFFGLEVLGLDKTVTSLLAGVGIIGLALGFAFQDIAANFISGIIIAVQRPFTVGDVIQTDAFFGTIECINLRTLDLRQVTGELVRMPNRKVFESAVTNYSVTTRRRVDVECGVAYRSDLDQVRAVVLAAMEDFPELLTEQPPQVMFTGFADSAITFSLRFWIPYRRQVDYVGAKSEAIMRIKRAFDAAGIVIPFPMRTLELPAEVLARLGGAV